A single genomic interval of Streptomyces sp. BA2 harbors:
- a CDS encoding plasmid stabilization protein, giving the protein MPQGSSKKRERQYEHIKEGAEKRGTSEGRAKEIAARTVNKERARSGESKTASKTSTRDKKSASQRGGERSHSGSQGPTKDQLYAEAKKRGIDGRSSMNKQQLAKAVGR; this is encoded by the coding sequence GTGCCGCAGGGTTCCAGCAAGAAGCGTGAGCGTCAGTACGAGCACATCAAGGAGGGTGCCGAGAAGCGTGGCACTTCTGAGGGCCGGGCGAAGGAGATCGCGGCGCGCACCGTGAACAAGGAGCGGGCCCGCTCCGGTGAGTCGAAAACGGCGAGCAAGACATCCACCCGGGACAAGAAGTCCGCTTCGCAGCGCGGCGGTGAGCGCTCGCACAGCGGTTCGCAGGGGCCGACGAAGGACCAGCTGTACGCGGAGGCCAAGAAGCGCGGCATCGACGGCCGTTCGTCGATGAACAAACAGCAACTGGCCAAGGCCGTCGGACGCTGA